The proteins below come from a single Zea mays cultivar B73 chromosome 8, Zm-B73-REFERENCE-NAM-5.0, whole genome shotgun sequence genomic window:
- the LOC103635667 gene encoding LOW QUALITY PROTEIN: pre-rRNA-processing protein TSR1 homolog (The sequence of the model RefSeq protein was modified relative to this genomic sequence to represent the inferred CDS: inserted 1 base in 1 codon; substituted 1 base at 1 genomic stop codon), whose amino-acid sequence MVQELPALLVAXRQLVAXHVQRLWAEHADDSLLLCIFMLLFSSDTSLSDNINCNKHKMERFLHHGRFYVASVYAPISFPPLPLIVLKNRDGEQPAIVAVGSLKSMDPDRIILKKIVLTM is encoded by the exons ATGGTCCAGGAACTCCCAGCCTTGCTCGTCG CGCGTCAGCTGGTTGCCTGACATGTACAGCGACTGTGGGCAGAGCATGCCGATGACTCACTGCTCCTTTGTATATTTATGCTATTGTTTTCATCCGACACC TCGCTGTCCGACAACATCAACTGCAATAAACATAAGATGGAGAGATTTCTGCACCATGGCAGGTTTTATGTTGCCTCTGTATATGCTCCAATTTCCTTCCCTCCACTTCCTCTAATAGTTTTGAAGAACAGAGATGGCGAGCAACCTGCCATTGTAGCTGTAGGTTCGCTAAAAAGTATGGATCCAGATCGGATCATTCTGAAGAAAATTGTTCTGACCATGTAA